Proteins encoded together in one Oceanidesulfovibrio indonesiensis window:
- a CDS encoding ATP-binding protein produces MSSKPRRRDQHGGKDSRFEELRQKAEALVDGRATPIHADSIDDVKELLHQLTVYQIELELQNEELVSAQSRLEGSRNKYIKLFDFAPTAYFTIDEDGLIRESNLAGSQLLAVDRSILANKPFIAYLHTDSQNTFYKHRQSVLREGMQQTCLLTIRPRTGGERIVRMHSVLVEELVAEDERDRDLDPASGEKVTSAGYILAAAEDITDLKRTEELLHQAKHASEKANEAKSEFMARMSHELRTPLNGILGLTQLVIESALDAEQQSNLSMVRESAQELLSIVNDILDVSKVEMGVLSLKSCEFSLRRVVRDCASAFENSAKVKGIYCTTKIDPEIEDAYIGDPLRIKQVLTNLISNAVKFTPKGGVEVTVSQDVQQAVAGRHHLRFEVRDTGIGIPEDLIDQIFERFYQVDGSFTRSFEGTGLGLAIAKSLVEMMEGVIQVRSAPGKGSVFTFILPLAPALAERPASTIPATTEDAMVDEQPAEPEQTPVPPVSVCEPVPGRRNRPVLPPLSVLLAEDNAVNQAFAQLILRREGHEVVTVSNGEEALEALARQSFDVVLMDVRMPGMDGVEATRRIRAGESYVLDAEIPIVAMTAHSSIEDRERFLKAGMDCYVSKPMNWEQILEAMAEALDVRGRTPGHDSA; encoded by the coding sequence ATGAGCAGCAAACCACGCAGACGTGACCAGCACGGTGGCAAGGACTCCCGGTTCGAAGAGTTGCGGCAGAAAGCCGAGGCCCTGGTGGATGGCCGCGCTACTCCGATCCACGCGGATTCGATCGACGACGTCAAGGAGCTGCTTCACCAGCTCACGGTGTATCAGATCGAACTCGAATTGCAGAACGAGGAGCTCGTCTCCGCCCAATCCCGCCTGGAAGGTTCGCGCAACAAGTACATCAAGCTCTTTGATTTCGCGCCCACCGCATACTTCACCATCGACGAGGACGGACTCATACGCGAGTCGAACCTCGCCGGGTCGCAGCTCCTCGCCGTTGACCGTTCCATCCTCGCCAACAAGCCGTTCATCGCCTACCTCCACACCGATTCCCAGAACACGTTCTACAAACACCGCCAGAGCGTACTGCGCGAAGGCATGCAGCAGACGTGCCTGCTCACCATACGACCGCGCACGGGCGGCGAACGCATCGTGCGGATGCATTCGGTGCTTGTGGAGGAACTCGTGGCGGAGGATGAGCGGGACCGCGATCTGGACCCTGCTTCCGGCGAAAAAGTGACGTCCGCGGGGTACATTCTTGCCGCCGCCGAGGACATCACCGACCTGAAACGGACCGAAGAACTGCTCCACCAGGCCAAGCATGCTTCCGAAAAGGCGAACGAGGCCAAGAGCGAGTTCATGGCCCGCATGAGCCACGAACTTCGCACGCCCCTCAACGGCATCCTCGGCCTGACTCAACTGGTCATCGAATCCGCGCTTGACGCGGAACAGCAGTCCAACCTGAGCATGGTGCGCGAGTCGGCCCAGGAACTATTGAGCATCGTCAACGACATCCTCGACGTCTCCAAGGTGGAAATGGGCGTTCTGAGCCTCAAAAGTTGCGAGTTCTCCCTGCGCCGGGTTGTCCGGGATTGCGCCTCGGCGTTCGAGAACTCCGCGAAGGTCAAAGGAATATACTGCACCACGAAAATCGACCCGGAGATCGAGGACGCCTACATCGGCGATCCGTTGCGAATCAAGCAGGTGCTCACCAACCTCATCTCGAACGCCGTCAAGTTCACGCCCAAAGGCGGCGTGGAAGTCACGGTCAGCCAGGACGTCCAGCAGGCCGTTGCCGGCCGCCATCATCTGCGTTTCGAGGTTCGGGATACAGGAATCGGCATTCCGGAAGACCTGATCGACCAGATATTCGAGCGGTTTTACCAGGTGGATGGATCTTTTACCCGCTCCTTTGAGGGCACCGGACTCGGCCTGGCCATAGCCAAGAGTCTGGTGGAGATGATGGAAGGCGTCATCCAGGTACGCAGCGCGCCTGGCAAGGGCAGCGTGTTCACTTTCATCCTGCCTTTGGCTCCCGCTCTGGCCGAACGTCCCGCAAGTACAATTCCGGCAACGACGGAAGATGCGATGGTGGACGAGCAACCCGCAGAGCCGGAACAGACGCCTGTCCCACCAGTCTCTGTGTGCGAGCCGGTCCCCGGTCGGCGCAATCGTCCCGTCCTGCCGCCGCTATCGGTGCTGCTAGCCGAGGACAACGCCGTGAACCAGGCTTTCGCGCAACTCATTCTACGCCGGGAAGGGCATGAAGTAGTCACCGTGAGTAACGGCGAGGAGGCCCTGGAGGCCCTGGCACGGCAATCATTCGACGTCGTGCTGATGGACGTGCGCATGCCGGGCATGGACGGCGTGGAGGCCACGCGCCGGATACGCGCCGGCGAATCCTATGTGCTGGACGCGGAAATTCCCATAGTGGCCATGACGGCCCACAGCAGCATCGAGGACAGGGAGCGGTTTCTCAAGGCGGGCATGGACTGCTACGTGTCCAAGCCCATGAACTGGGAGCAGATACTCGAGGCGATGGCGGAAGCCCTGGATGTCCGGGGGCGAACCCCCGGACACGATTCGGCGTAA
- a CDS encoding aspartate kinase has translation MRILVQKFGGTSVADLTCMRQVQSKVEKALAEGYKVVCVLSAMAGETNRLLTMAREWSSRPDPSEQDVLVATGEQVSVALFSMLLKDAGWNARSILGFQMPMRTDNDFGKARIMAIDAEQLKKQMEVHDVLVAAGFQGCDDCQRITTLGRGGSDTSAVALAAALNAERCEIYTDVDGVYTTDPNLCSRARKLDRIAYDEMLEMASMGAKVLQIRSVEFAKKYNVPVLVRSTFSDASGTLVTKEDPSMEQVKVSGIAYDKDQARVTLREVPDRPGVAAAIFVPLADAGILVDMIIQNVSLQGRTDMTFTVSRSDLERTLELLEKVAEDIGATEVMHDLGVCKVSVIGVGMRNHSGVAGTAFRALTSENINIMMISTSEIKISCVIEEKYLELAVRTLHDAFGLDQNPGI, from the coding sequence ATGCGAATCCTCGTGCAGAAGTTCGGCGGCACGTCTGTCGCCGACCTGACGTGCATGCGACAGGTACAGTCGAAAGTGGAAAAGGCCCTGGCAGAGGGCTACAAGGTCGTGTGCGTGCTTTCCGCCATGGCCGGCGAGACCAATCGGCTGCTCACAATGGCGCGGGAATGGTCCTCGCGACCCGACCCGAGCGAGCAGGACGTGCTCGTGGCCACGGGCGAGCAGGTTTCCGTGGCGCTCTTTTCCATGCTGCTCAAGGATGCCGGCTGGAACGCGCGGTCCATCCTGGGCTTCCAGATGCCGATGCGCACCGATAACGACTTCGGCAAAGCCCGCATTATGGCCATCGACGCCGAGCAGCTCAAGAAACAGATGGAAGTGCACGACGTGCTGGTGGCCGCCGGATTCCAGGGCTGCGACGATTGCCAACGCATCACCACGCTTGGCCGCGGCGGTTCTGACACTTCCGCCGTGGCGCTCGCCGCCGCGCTGAACGCGGAACGCTGCGAGATATACACGGACGTGGACGGCGTCTACACCACGGACCCCAACCTATGCTCCCGTGCACGCAAGCTGGACCGCATCGCTTACGACGAGATGCTGGAAATGGCGAGCATGGGCGCCAAGGTGCTGCAGATACGCTCCGTCGAGTTTGCCAAAAAATATAATGTTCCCGTGCTGGTGCGGTCCACGTTCTCGGACGCCTCGGGAACTCTCGTGACCAAGGAGGATCCGTCCATGGAACAGGTCAAGGTTTCCGGAATCGCCTACGACAAGGATCAGGCCCGCGTTACCCTGCGCGAGGTGCCGGACCGCCCCGGCGTGGCCGCGGCGATCTTCGTGCCGCTCGCAGACGCGGGGATCCTCGTGGACATGATCATCCAGAACGTGAGCCTGCAGGGCCGCACGGACATGACGTTCACGGTTTCCCGCAGCGACCTGGAACGGACGCTGGAGCTGCTGGAGAAGGTGGCTGAGGACATCGGCGCCACCGAGGTCATGCACGACTTGGGCGTGTGCAAGGTCTCGGTCATCGGCGTAGGCATGCGCAACCACTCGGGCGTGGCCGGCACTGCGTTTCGCGCACTGACCTCGGAGAACATCAACATCATGATGATCTCCACCTCGGAAATCAAAATATCCTGTGTGATCGAAGAGAAATATCTGGAACTCGCCGTGCGCACCCTGCACGACGCGTTCGGCCTGGACCAGAATCCGGGAATTTAG
- the tsaE gene encoding tRNA (adenosine(37)-N6)-threonylcarbamoyltransferase complex ATPase subunit type 1 TsaE has translation MESEHSQEQTTLLLADEEATVALGRTLGLAWRRQWERGTPSCRTLLLTGPLGAGKTTLVRGLVQALPGGGDAEVSSPSFTLANHYPTAPEVAHADLYRLAGGAADWEILDLLDEHPGIVVMEWSELVPESELPEHWLLITLQPAEDSCEAGRVACIAASTPACAQLLDSLPHCS, from the coding sequence ATGGAATCCGAGCACTCTCAGGAACAGACGACACTGCTCCTCGCCGACGAGGAGGCGACGGTGGCGCTCGGCCGCACTCTGGGCCTTGCCTGGAGACGGCAATGGGAACGCGGAACTCCGAGCTGCCGCACACTCCTCTTGACCGGCCCCCTTGGAGCGGGCAAGACCACCCTGGTCAGGGGACTCGTGCAGGCGCTGCCCGGCGGCGGCGATGCCGAGGTCTCCAGCCCGAGCTTCACTCTGGCGAACCATTACCCCACGGCGCCCGAGGTGGCGCACGCCGACCTGTATCGGCTGGCCGGCGGCGCCGCGGACTGGGAAATACTTGACCTTCTGGACGAACATCCTGGGATCGTGGTCATGGAATGGAGTGAACTCGTACCGGAGTCCGAGTTGCCGGAACATTGGCTGCTCATAACCCTCCAACCTGCGGAAGACTCCTGCGAGGCGGGTCGCGTCGCCTGCATCGCAGCTTCGACGCCGGCTTGCGCTCAACTGCTGGACAGTTTGCCACATTGCAGTTGA
- a CDS encoding CBS domain-containing protein, whose product MLKAKDIMTTDVVTVKPESDTVEAVRIMLDKHFNGLPVVDDAGQLQGIICQSDLVTKQKQIRLPSFFTVLDSMIPLSDPSSLERELEKMASSTVDGVMTRKVVTVTPDTSIDQVASLMVDKKLHTIPVVDGGALVGVIGKADVLRTLMDRIDAKS is encoded by the coding sequence ATGCTCAAAGCCAAGGACATCATGACCACGGACGTGGTCACCGTTAAGCCGGAATCAGACACCGTCGAGGCGGTCCGGATCATGCTCGACAAGCACTTCAACGGCCTGCCTGTAGTGGACGACGCCGGCCAGCTTCAGGGCATCATCTGCCAGAGCGATCTGGTGACCAAGCAGAAGCAGATACGGCTGCCCTCGTTTTTCACGGTGCTGGACTCCATGATTCCGCTCTCCGACCCCTCCTCCCTGGAGCGCGAGCTGGAAAAGATGGCTTCGAGCACGGTGGACGGCGTGATGACCAGAAAAGTGGTCACCGTGACCCCGGACACCTCCATCGATCAGGTCGCAAGCCTCATGGTGGACAAAAAGCTGCACACCATTCCGGTGGTCGACGGCGGCGCGCTCGTGGGCGTGATCGGCAAAGCAGACGTGTTGCGCACCCTGATGGACCGCATAGACGCCAAGTCCTGA
- a CDS encoding NAD(P)H-hydrate dehydratase, whose product MNASRPLGPVESIEQLRLWNPLPTPEQMAGWDRWTMDEFGLLEEVLMENASRVALDVLRERFPRDGALGSPDSLAGKRVLLLAGPGNNGGDAIALARHLLDQNAIPLVLTARRPDEYTGTTQKHLRHAQNAGVPFGSLDAVDWLRPMAQLPPEHDPDGFCDIVVDGLLGTGFSGELRDNFQAWVQAVNALRDRVFILAIDVPSGLDGTTGKPSPVAIRAHVTVTMEAAKTGIALPEAAPWVGRLEVRRIGIPRAVRFERPVHRGLLTDAVATLVAPPDPALHKGTAGRVCIIGGSAGLTGAPALAGLGALRGGAGLVTIACPGGLATEVKSGLPECMTLPLGDGVALTPENYEHLSERIPEFDVLVLGPGMGRDPETARLLKRVLSQEDRPPAVVDADGLYHLAQRPSLLGMLTESDVVTPHPGEMARLLAAVDSVDEATAMKRYADNRFAVAEDFAALYPCCLVLKGAGTVVAQRVPEQDEVTSFLCAIACPELAIGGAGDVLAGLLAALRGRDGSADLPLPTACLGVYWHASAGRILSRALPGRGAMAREIAHALPQALKELIHAQSQGHHDHGRGHR is encoded by the coding sequence ATGAATGCATCACGCCCCCTCGGACCAGTCGAATCGATCGAGCAGCTGCGCCTTTGGAACCCGTTGCCCACGCCGGAGCAGATGGCGGGCTGGGACCGCTGGACAATGGACGAGTTCGGCCTGCTCGAAGAAGTGCTCATGGAAAACGCCAGCCGCGTTGCCCTGGATGTGCTGCGCGAGCGCTTCCCACGGGACGGTGCTTTGGGCTCGCCGGACAGTCTGGCCGGCAAACGCGTGCTCCTGCTCGCCGGGCCGGGCAACAACGGCGGCGACGCCATTGCCCTTGCGCGGCATCTGCTGGACCAAAACGCCATCCCCCTGGTGCTCACGGCCAGGCGCCCGGACGAGTACACGGGCACAACGCAAAAGCACCTGCGCCATGCGCAGAACGCGGGCGTCCCATTCGGTTCTCTGGACGCGGTCGACTGGCTGCGGCCCATGGCCCAGCTGCCGCCCGAGCACGACCCGGACGGATTCTGCGACATTGTGGTGGACGGCCTGCTCGGTACCGGATTTTCCGGCGAGCTTCGCGACAATTTCCAGGCCTGGGTGCAGGCCGTGAACGCACTGCGCGACCGCGTCTTCATCCTGGCCATCGACGTTCCTTCCGGCCTGGACGGGACCACCGGCAAGCCCTCGCCCGTTGCCATCCGGGCGCACGTGACCGTAACCATGGAGGCGGCCAAGACCGGCATCGCCCTGCCCGAGGCCGCGCCCTGGGTGGGCCGGCTGGAGGTGCGGCGCATAGGCATTCCCCGCGCCGTGCGGTTCGAACGGCCCGTGCATCGCGGCCTGCTTACTGACGCCGTCGCGACTCTCGTTGCGCCGCCCGATCCGGCCCTGCACAAGGGCACTGCCGGCCGGGTCTGCATCATCGGCGGCTCTGCCGGCCTCACCGGCGCGCCCGCCCTGGCCGGACTCGGCGCGTTGCGCGGCGGCGCCGGCCTTGTAACCATCGCCTGCCCCGGCGGTCTGGCCACCGAGGTGAAGAGCGGCCTGCCCGAATGCATGACCCTGCCGCTGGGCGACGGCGTTGCGCTCACGCCGGAAAATTACGAGCACCTGTCGGAACGGATTCCGGAATTCGATGTGCTGGTGCTGGGTCCGGGCATGGGGCGCGATCCCGAAACCGCCCGGCTGCTGAAGCGTGTTCTGTCGCAGGAAGACCGACCGCCGGCGGTCGTTGACGCCGACGGCCTCTACCATCTTGCGCAACGCCCTTCCCTGCTCGGCATGCTCACGGAGAGCGACGTGGTCACCCCGCATCCCGGCGAGATGGCAAGGCTACTCGCCGCCGTGGATTCCGTGGACGAAGCCACCGCCATGAAGCGCTACGCCGACAACCGCTTTGCCGTGGCCGAGGACTTTGCCGCGTTGTACCCCTGCTGCCTGGTGCTCAAGGGCGCTGGCACGGTCGTGGCTCAGCGGGTTCCCGAGCAGGACGAGGTCACGAGCTTTTTGTGCGCCATCGCCTGCCCGGAGCTCGCCATAGGCGGCGCCGGCGATGTGCTCGCCGGTCTGCTCGCCGCGCTCCGGGGCCGCGACGGTTCTGCCGATCTCCCCTTGCCGACGGCATGCCTCGGGGTGTATTGGCACGCTTCGGCCGGCCGCATTCTTTCCCGCGCACTCCCAGGACGGGGCGCCATGGCTCGCGAGATAGCCCACGCCCTGCCCCAGGCACTCAAGGAGTTGATACATGCTCAAAGCCAAGGACATCATGACCACGGACGTGGTCACCGTTAA
- the acpS gene encoding holo-ACP synthase — protein MILGLGIDVVEIDRIERAVSRHGRRFAERMLSAYELEHLPEKHGPQILYLSARFAAKEAGSKALGTGFRRGVSLRTIEVRPQPSGKPELAFLGPALDLAHAMGVKNSYVSLTHGRDVAAAVVVLEG, from the coding sequence GTGATATTAGGTCTTGGAATCGACGTCGTGGAGATCGACCGCATCGAGCGGGCGGTCTCCCGGCATGGCCGTCGCTTTGCCGAACGCATGCTCTCAGCGTATGAGCTGGAGCACCTTCCGGAAAAGCACGGTCCTCAGATACTGTATCTTTCCGCGCGGTTCGCTGCCAAGGAAGCAGGCTCCAAAGCCTTGGGCACTGGTTTTCGACGCGGCGTGTCCCTGCGGACAATCGAGGTCAGGCCACAGCCCTCCGGCAAACCGGAGCTCGCCTTTCTCGGCCCTGCGCTTGATCTCGCGCACGCCATGGGCGTAAAAAATTCGTATGTCAGCCTCACCCACGGCCGCGACGTGGCAGCCGCCGTGGTGGTTCTTGAAGGCTGA
- a CDS encoding pyridoxine 5'-phosphate synthase, producing the protein MPTLAVNIDHVATLRQARMAGFPDPVKAALVAEDAGANGIIAHLREDRRHINDEDVERIAKSITTRFHLEMAATDEMRKIARRVKPYSVCLVPEKRKELTTEGGLAVAGRVKQLKEYVAPIQNDGIKVSLFVEAAAEQLEAAAEIGVEYVEIHTGHYADAEGYEERKRELEKIFVGIAHAQDLGLKINLGHGLDYDNIISFSKIPHINEYSIGFSIIAEAVFCGLHDAVSRMALLVADFSV; encoded by the coding sequence ATGCCGACCCTTGCCGTCAATATCGACCACGTCGCCACGCTTCGCCAAGCCAGGATGGCAGGTTTTCCCGACCCCGTGAAGGCCGCCCTGGTGGCCGAGGACGCCGGCGCAAACGGCATCATCGCGCATCTTCGCGAAGACCGTCGCCACATCAACGATGAAGATGTGGAGCGCATCGCCAAAAGCATCACCACCCGCTTCCATCTGGAAATGGCGGCCACGGACGAAATGCGCAAGATCGCCCGCCGCGTGAAGCCCTATTCCGTATGCCTGGTTCCGGAAAAGCGCAAGGAGCTGACCACCGAGGGCGGCCTGGCCGTGGCCGGCCGGGTGAAGCAGCTCAAGGAATACGTCGCCCCCATACAGAACGACGGCATCAAGGTAAGCCTGTTCGTGGAAGCCGCTGCCGAGCAGCTCGAAGCCGCCGCCGAGATCGGCGTGGAGTACGTGGAGATACATACCGGACACTACGCGGACGCCGAGGGGTACGAGGAGCGCAAGCGCGAGCTGGAGAAGATATTCGTGGGCATCGCCCATGCGCAGGACCTCGGGCTCAAGATCAACCTGGGCCATGGTCTGGATTACGACAATATCATCAGCTTCTCCAAAATCCCGCACATCAACGAGTATTCCATCGGCTTCAGCATCATCGCCGAGGCCGTCTTCTGCGGGCTGCACGATGCCGTCTCCCGCATGGCGCTGCTCGTGGCGGACTTCTCCGTCTGA
- a CDS encoding UDP-glucose dehydrogenase family protein, with the protein MSRSEPFSSPVCLPSRNFQGIGSEFEVGGLEATQSIILDYGCDTGVDFMNVCIVGTGYVGLVSAACFAEMGNNVRCVDVNPEVVKTLEQGKVHIYEPGLEEMVKRNYAEGRLTFTTNLAEALKDSLFVFITVGTPSRPDGSCDLSYVHQVAREVGQNMEDFKVVVDKSTVPVGTADQVRAIIREELQARGSELEFDVVSNPEFLKEGDAVSDFMKPDRVIVGTDNVRTAELLKVLYAPFARSREKLIVMGIRSAEMTKYAANCMLATKISFINEIANICERVGADVRDVRMGIGSDHRIGYNFIYPGVGYGGSCFPKDVKALINTARENEYPPQLLTAVDEVNDRQKQVLAQKILDYFEPQGGVAGKTLALWGLAFKANTDDIREAASLKIVETLLDKGMRIRAFDPVAGENVRKLFDGDDRVEIVDEQYSALEDADALAVVTEWNQFRNPDFARIKKMLKAPLLFDGRNLYAPNIMGELGFAYFCIGRRSER; encoded by the coding sequence ATGTCAAGGTCGGAGCCCTTTTCCTCTCCGGTGTGCTTGCCCTCCCGCAATTTTCAGGGCATAGGATCGGAATTTGAGGTTGGGGGGCTGGAAGCAACACAAAGCATCATCCTGGATTATGGATGTGATACCGGAGTAGATTTCATGAATGTCTGTATTGTTGGAACAGGTTACGTTGGCCTTGTAAGCGCGGCTTGCTTTGCCGAGATGGGCAACAACGTGCGTTGCGTCGACGTGAACCCCGAGGTGGTCAAAACCCTGGAGCAGGGCAAAGTCCACATATATGAGCCCGGGCTGGAGGAAATGGTCAAGCGCAACTACGCCGAAGGCCGCCTGACCTTTACGACGAATCTCGCCGAAGCGCTCAAGGACTCCCTGTTCGTCTTCATCACCGTGGGCACGCCCTCGCGACCGGACGGCTCCTGCGACCTGAGCTACGTGCACCAGGTGGCCCGCGAAGTGGGCCAGAACATGGAAGACTTCAAGGTCGTGGTGGACAAGTCCACCGTGCCCGTGGGCACCGCCGACCAGGTCCGCGCGATTATCAGGGAGGAGTTGCAGGCTCGCGGCTCAGAGCTTGAGTTCGACGTGGTCTCCAACCCCGAGTTCCTCAAAGAAGGCGACGCGGTGAGCGACTTCATGAAGCCGGACCGCGTGATCGTGGGTACGGACAACGTGCGCACCGCCGAACTGCTCAAGGTGCTGTACGCCCCGTTCGCCCGCAGCCGCGAAAAGCTCATCGTCATGGGCATCCGCAGCGCGGAGATGACCAAATACGCGGCCAACTGCATGCTCGCCACCAAGATCTCATTCATCAACGAGATCGCGAACATATGCGAGCGCGTGGGCGCCGACGTGCGAGACGTGCGCATGGGCATCGGCTCGGACCACCGCATCGGCTACAATTTCATTTACCCCGGCGTGGGCTACGGCGGCTCCTGCTTTCCCAAGGACGTCAAGGCGCTTATCAACACCGCGCGGGAAAACGAATATCCGCCCCAGCTGCTGACCGCCGTGGATGAGGTGAACGACCGCCAGAAGCAGGTTCTCGCGCAGAAGATTCTCGACTATTTCGAGCCCCAGGGCGGCGTTGCCGGAAAAACCCTGGCTCTGTGGGGGCTGGCGTTCAAGGCAAACACCGACGATATCCGCGAGGCCGCATCGCTCAAGATCGTGGAAACGCTGCTGGACAAAGGCATGCGCATCCGCGCTTTCGATCCCGTGGCAGGCGAGAACGTTCGGAAGCTGTTCGACGGAGACGATCGCGTGGAGATCGTGGACGAGCAGTACTCAGCCCTGGAGGATGCGGACGCCCTGGCCGTGGTCACGGAGTGGAACCAGTTCCGCAATCCGGACTTCGCGCGCATCAAGAAGATGCTCAAGGCCCCGCTTCTTTTCGACGGCCGCAACCTCTACGCGCCGAACATCATGGGCGAACTCGGTTTCGCCTACTTCTGCATCGGGCGACGCAGCGAACGCTGA